ACAGCCCTTCTCGAAGTCGAGCGCGTTGCGAAGGCCGAGCACGTTCGGAATACGTCCCTCGAGTTCGGTCTCGAACAGCGGCGATCCCGCCTCGAGGCAGAGCGTGTCCCAGGTCCGGTAGCCGAAGGGTGCGGCGTTCAGCCCCTGGTTCAGGAGCACGTCGTAGACGTCCTCGGCGGCGTCGACGGCGCAGATAACCTCGTAGCTCTCCTCGCCGGTGAGCGCGTCGGTCCGGATGACGGTGACGCCCGCGTCGCCCATCGTGCCGCGAACGAAGGAGAACCGTTCGTCGGGAGAGGCGGCGCCGTTGAGGACGCTCGCGATCTTCTCCGTCGCGTGCGGACCGTGAACCCCGAAGATCGCGTAGTCGTCGGTCGCGACGCTGATCTCGACGTCCTGGATGAAGACCTTCTCTGACCAGTCCTCGGCGAGCGGGTCGGCGTGGGCCGGCGGCGTAAAGAGCAGCAGTCGCTCGCCGGCGTTGTAGACGTAGAGTTCGACTTCGATCCCGCCCTGGGGGTCGAGCACCAGCGCGTAACAGCCCCGTTCGTCCTCGGCCGGGACGCGGTTCGAGACGACGTTGTCGACGTACTCGAGTCGGTCGTCGCCCTCGACGACGATCACGCCGTAGGCGGCCTCGAACAGACCGACGCCGTTGCGGACGGCGCGGTGGGCGCGCTCGGGTCGCCCGT
This DNA window, taken from Natronococcus sp. CG52, encodes the following:
- the ygfZ gene encoding CAF17-like 4Fe-4S cluster assembly/insertion protein YgfZ; translated protein: MSVIEAIHTDLGATFGERAGRTVAEHYGRPERAHRAVRNGVGLFEAAYGVIVVEGDDRLEYVDNVVSNRVPAEDERGCYALVLDPQGGIEVELYVYNAGERLLLFTPPAHADPLAEDWSEKVFIQDVEISVATDDYAIFGVHGPHATEKIASVLNGAASPDERFSFVRGTMGDAGVTVIRTDALTGEESYEVICAVDAAEDVYDVLLNQGLNAAPFGYRTWDTLCLEAGSPLFETELEGRIPNVLGLRNALDFEKGCYVGQEVVSRVENRGQPSRQLVGITLEGTDEDGDGNGDAERAIPDAGAAVFDGDASVGEVTRADTSPLLEDVIALAVVDYGLEAASVTVRVEGEEVPATRTDLPFVDGSDRSDRLPEYQ